In Erwinia sp. SLM-02, one genomic interval encodes:
- a CDS encoding tagaturonate reductase — protein MQTLNRDNFPGRQDAERVIQFGEGNFLRAFIDWQLDLLNEHTDLDAGVVVVRPRNSAAKRSLNSQQGLYTTLIRGINDEGKVVSEARLIRSVNREIHPVDDYEEFLALARNPEMKFVFSNTTEAGISLDAADTLESAPPASFPAKLTRLLLERWQHFDGAADKGWVILPCELIDDNGAALRELVLRLARDWQLPAAFAQWIEQNNTFCSTLVDRIVTGYPDDAGDLHAELGYRDDYLVAGEVYYQLIIEGPEWVARALRLDQLSLNIRMVDDIAPYKARKVAILNGAHTAMVPVAFLAGLDTVGEAMDDADVAAFIDATLRQEIIPTLAQSPDELNAFADAVLNRFRNPFIRHQLSAIALNGMTKFRTRLLPALLTQIEQQGAPSPRLSFAFAALLAYYRGERSGTRYPLQDDARWLERFASLWPLAEAHDIPLGQLVSEVLADDAHWGQDLNRLPGLTASVIAQLEQIITVGMRATLAQIK, from the coding sequence ATGCAGACGCTGAACCGTGATAATTTTCCCGGCCGCCAGGATGCCGAACGCGTGATCCAGTTCGGTGAGGGCAATTTTCTTCGCGCCTTTATCGACTGGCAGTTAGACCTGCTGAACGAGCACACCGATCTCGATGCCGGTGTGGTGGTGGTCAGGCCGCGCAACAGTGCGGCAAAACGCAGCCTGAACAGCCAGCAGGGGCTGTATACCACGCTGATCCGCGGCATTAACGACGAGGGGAAGGTGGTCAGCGAAGCGCGGCTGATCCGCTCGGTTAACCGCGAAATTCATCCGGTCGATGACTACGAAGAATTCCTGGCGCTGGCGCGTAATCCGGAGATGAAGTTTGTCTTCTCCAATACCACCGAAGCGGGCATCAGCCTGGATGCTGCCGACACCCTGGAGAGCGCACCGCCTGCCAGCTTCCCGGCCAAGCTGACCCGACTGCTGCTGGAGCGCTGGCAGCACTTTGACGGCGCGGCGGATAAAGGCTGGGTGATCCTGCCCTGCGAACTGATCGACGATAACGGTGCCGCGCTGCGTGAACTGGTTCTGCGCCTGGCCCGCGACTGGCAGCTGCCGGCGGCGTTTGCTCAGTGGATTGAGCAGAACAATACCTTCTGCTCGACGCTGGTGGACCGCATTGTGACCGGCTACCCCGACGATGCCGGCGACCTGCACGCGGAGCTGGGCTATCGCGACGACTATCTGGTGGCCGGTGAGGTTTACTACCAGCTGATAATTGAAGGACCGGAATGGGTGGCCCGGGCGCTGCGCCTTGACCAGCTTTCCCTGAACATTCGTATGGTTGACGACATTGCGCCGTATAAGGCCCGCAAGGTGGCGATCCTCAACGGCGCGCACACCGCGATGGTGCCGGTGGCGTTCCTCGCCGGGCTGGATACCGTCGGTGAAGCGATGGATGACGCCGATGTGGCCGCCTTTATCGATGCCACCCTGCGTCAGGAGATTATCCCGACGCTGGCGCAGTCCCCGGACGAGCTGAACGCCTTCGCCGATGCGGTACTCAACCGCTTCCGCAACCCGTTTATCCGCCATCAGCTCAGCGCGATTGCGCTGAACGGCATGACCAAGTTCCGCACCCGACTGCTGCCCGCGCTGCTGACGCAGATTGAACAGCAGGGTGCGCCCTCACCGCGACTGAGCTTTGCCTTTGCGGCACTGCTGGCGTACTACCGCGGTGAGCGCAGCGGCACCCGCTACCCGCTGCAGGACGACGCCCGCTGGCTGGAGCGCTTTGCTTCGCTGTGGCCGCTGGCGGAGGCACACGATATCCCCCTCGGCCAGCTGGTCAGCGAGGTGCTGGCCGATGATGCCCACTGGGGGCAGGATCTGAACCGTCTTCCGGGCCTGACGGCGAGCGTGATCGCTCAGCTGGAACAGATTATTACCGTTGGTATGCGCGCCACGCTGGCGCAGATTAAGTAA